A section of the Rhodothermus sp. genome encodes:
- a CDS encoding PIN domain-containing protein, giving the protein MSVSAYVLDTGPLVALLNRRDRYHHWAVRTVDTLEAPLITCEPVVSEAWFLIRRGGGNPLRLLELMRVLEVHVASVWGSRIEALLRRYADRISVADAALLTLVEAEKGRVIVTTDREDFTVYRIHRRQAVPTLLPPA; this is encoded by the coding sequence ATGAGTGTTTCGGCCTATGTACTGGATACAGGACCGCTGGTGGCCCTGCTGAATCGGCGCGACCGGTATCATCACTGGGCAGTCCGGACGGTAGATACCCTGGAAGCCCCGCTGATCACCTGTGAACCGGTCGTATCGGAGGCCTGGTTTCTGATCAGGCGTGGCGGCGGCAATCCGTTACGACTTCTGGAGTTAATGCGAGTGCTCGAGGTGCACGTAGCGTCTGTCTGGGGCTCCCGTATAGAAGCATTACTCCGACGGTATGCGGATCGTATCAGTGTAGCGGATGCCGCATTGCTGACACTGGTGGAAGCAGAAAAAGGCCGCGTGATCGTCACAACCGATCGGGAGGACTTTACTGTCTACCGAATCCACAGGCGGCAGGCCGTCCCGACCCTTCTGCCTCCTGCATAG
- a CDS encoding secondary thiamine-phosphate synthase enzyme YjbQ: MKVHQETLRHRTSGHGDLQDLTHEVAAVVARSGITKGLVHVHIVGSTAALGTIEFEPGLQQDLPTLMDRLVPPHEHYMHEQTWHDGNAHAHLQATLLGASVTVPVRDGMPVLGTWQQIVLLECDVRPRQREIVVTVQGV; the protein is encoded by the coding sequence ATGAAGGTGCATCAGGAGACGCTTCGGCACCGCACGAGCGGACACGGGGATCTGCAGGATCTCACGCATGAGGTGGCCGCTGTGGTGGCACGCTCTGGCATAACGAAAGGGCTGGTCCATGTGCATATTGTGGGAAGTACAGCGGCCCTTGGGACGATCGAGTTTGAGCCCGGTCTGCAACAGGATCTGCCAACCTTAATGGACCGCCTCGTTCCGCCACATGAACACTACATGCACGAGCAAACCTGGCACGATGGTAATGCCCATGCGCATCTGCAGGCCACGTTACTGGGAGCCTCGGTAACCGTGCCGGTGCGCGACGGGATGCCCGTACTGGGGACCTGGCAACAGATTGTGCTGCTGGAGTGCGATGTGCGCCCTCGCCAGCGTGAGATCGTGGTGACTGTGCAAGGGGTGTGA